The Thermonema lapsum genome window below encodes:
- a CDS encoding ABC transporter substrate-binding protein produces MKHFFSYIILALFFASCSDSSQESNWQENMPTGPAKGGVYYGGEFRLNESEYIKSLYPLSIADVYSYRVACQIYEGLFKFDPATLEIVNGLAESYTLDSSRTIYTIKLRKGVRFHDDPCFPGGKGREVTAQDVAYCFQRVCTQSSNNQGFTIFKDLLKGANEYYAASAGGNKPSFQITGIQVIDDYTIQLQLTRPYAFFLYNLARPFAFIYPREAVEKYGEDGLREKAVGTGPFVLASVDPGNSLLLKRNPHYYLKDEHGNPLPYLHGIKISFIAEKKTEYNEFHAGKLDMIYRLPTERIIDFLMEAEKSEHGEIQGFVLDRAPEMATQYLTFMTAKGVFKNKNLRKAFSFAIDREKILEFVLNGEGEAPGYHGIVPPVFKNYDIKQIRGYQLNIDSAQYYLAKAGYPNGVGFPEITLQVNAEGDRHLNVALEIQKQLQENLNIKINIETLPFAQLLENSLQGKFDLVRTAYFADYPNPENFLWLFTSMELPESLEEKAYPNIARYQNPLYDELYNKALLANTPEEAYRYLQQAEQILMDDAVILVLWYDESYRLLQPYVRNFPNNPMQYRDFTKVYFDKSYFEKQTAKK; encoded by the coding sequence ATGAAACACTTTTTTAGCTACATTATATTGGCTTTATTTTTTGCATCTTGTAGTGATTCCTCGCAAGAGAGCAATTGGCAGGAAAACATGCCCACGGGTCCCGCTAAGGGGGGGGTATACTATGGGGGCGAGTTCCGTTTGAATGAATCGGAATACATCAAATCACTGTACCCACTCAGCATTGCCGATGTGTATTCTTACCGGGTGGCTTGTCAAATTTATGAGGGCTTGTTTAAGTTCGACCCCGCCACACTGGAGATAGTCAACGGCTTAGCCGAATCCTATACCCTCGACAGCAGCCGCACTATTTATACCATCAAATTGCGCAAAGGGGTGCGCTTTCACGACGACCCTTGCTTTCCCGGTGGCAAAGGGCGTGAAGTAACTGCTCAAGATGTAGCTTATTGCTTTCAAAGAGTTTGCACGCAATCGAGCAATAATCAAGGTTTTACAATATTCAAAGACCTGCTCAAAGGCGCCAATGAGTATTATGCCGCTTCGGCAGGGGGCAATAAACCCAGCTTTCAAATCACAGGCATTCAAGTCATCGACGACTATACCATCCAGCTTCAACTAACCCGCCCGTATGCCTTTTTCCTTTACAATCTAGCACGTCCGTTTGCTTTCATTTATCCCCGCGAAGCCGTAGAAAAATACGGAGAAGACGGCTTGCGCGAGAAAGCCGTAGGTACCGGTCCTTTTGTTCTGGCATCGGTAGACCCCGGCAATAGCCTTTTACTCAAGCGCAATCCGCACTACTACCTAAAAGATGAACACGGCAATCCATTGCCTTATTTGCACGGCATTAAAATCAGCTTCATAGCAGAAAAGAAAACAGAATACAACGAATTTCACGCTGGTAAGCTGGATATGATTTATCGCCTGCCCACCGAACGCATCATCGACTTTCTGATGGAAGCCGAAAAGAGCGAACACGGAGAAATACAAGGTTTTGTGCTTGACCGTGCGCCTGAAATGGCAACCCAATATTTGACTTTCATGACCGCCAAAGGCGTGTTTAAAAATAAAAACCTTCGGAAAGCTTTCAGTTTTGCTATAGACAGAGAGAAAATTTTGGAGTTTGTATTGAACGGCGAAGGTGAAGCCCCAGGATACCATGGCATTGTACCCCCTGTTTTCAAAAACTACGACATCAAGCAAATCAGAGGATATCAGTTGAATATAGACTCTGCCCAGTATTACTTAGCAAAAGCAGGATATCCTAACGGGGTCGGCTTCCCCGAAATCACCCTTCAAGTAAATGCCGAAGGAGACCGTCATCTGAACGTAGCGCTGGAAATACAAAAGCAACTGCAGGAAAACTTGAACATCAAAATCAACATAGAAACACTGCCATTTGCCCAGCTGCTTGAAAACAGCTTGCAAGGTAAGTTCGACTTGGTGCGTACAGCTTATTTTGCAGACTATCCCAACCCCGAAAACTTTTTGTGGCTATTCACAAGTATGGAATTGCCTGAGAGTCTCGAGGAGAAGGCGTATCCTAACATAGCACGTTATCAAAATCCACTCTATGACGAGCTTTACAATAAAGCCCTACTGGCAAATACACCCGAAGAAGCATATCGTTATTTACAGCAAGCAGAACAAATCTTAATGGACGATGCGGTGATACTGGTCTTATGGTACGATGAATCCTACCGCCTGCTTCAACCCTATGTACGCAACTTTCCCAACAACCCCATGCAATATCGAGACTTCACAAAAGTATATTTCGATAAAAGCTATTTTGAAAAACAAACTGCAAAAAAATAG
- a CDS encoding DUF4175 family protein codes for MLRVDERLRQFKKKYYLYQALRGVLLSLLLTVSFYLLFAVLEYFGHFHSSVRALFFFGLLFTMSGTLLYYVLRPLGAYAGLYSLMSDEAAARYIGSEIPEISDKLLNALQLKRQLNSDDSLLLAAIEQKEAQIAGISLRKALPIEETKKTARYAMIPLLILIALFIGIPSLLLESSQRIIQYKKHFPKPAPFRFSLADERLSVFRGEDLPLVVQTEGKVIPSEMYVVLDQSTLIPMQEIEEGRFAVTLPSVQKRHRLFFQSGEYTSQEYEIQLKEKPFLLGVELEVNYPAYTGKSREVFRNATNLLLPTGSQITWLIQSKYAQKVSVFFLPDSVETEAHQESDNDLKVVKKKLIKSTNYQLLLYSIDTTLHSSTYRIDVIPDLPPVLEVQNFEDTLSYRLVGIAGTARDDYGISRVAFAYRILRGGNKQIDAFKMQNIPINTTNNYARLLHELDLSPLKLQPGDVLEYFVQVWDNNQVTGAQSARSPLYRFTIPAAETIEKEIKEESRHSEEKMRGALQKEKELNEEIRRTEERMRLKKQFDFSDRKQIEQIIEKRKNVEQEIEQLQNEFQKLQDKMERFEQPSTELIEKMQELQKLMNELLDEETKKLYDELQQLLNKMMQDPELLKKLQEIKQNEQELEKSLERTLELFKQLQFEQQLEKSLQKLNELIQKQEELQKQTQESKSKDQKKLEELKQQQEEIQQEFQDLEEELEELQEMNEKLERPHAIPNMQKEKEQTKKAIEESIQQLKQEKPKQAGEQQKNAQEQMQKMQQKLQQLAQSMKEKQMQENIQTLRHILDNLLQLSFEQEQLIEDSRKINTQDPRYVELIQRQYKIQQSSQIVKDSLWALANRVFQLQSFIMEEVGEMEKALEKSLLLLKERKMRDASIYQQQGMTRINNLALMLSDLLKQMQNPASDGAGRPQKNQKNTPSMSELQKQLNQQIQQLKEGQQQGRQLSEQLAKLAAQQELLRRKIEELQKNGELSPEQKQMLEEIKQEMEKTEKDLINKNINQETLRRQKEIETRLLEAEKSLRERGEDDKRKGETATPKERKELPAPLREYLKKQQEQLELIQSVPPTMTPYFKQRSDEYLKQIKP; via the coding sequence ATGCTCCGTGTGGATGAAAGACTACGACAATTCAAGAAAAAGTACTACCTCTACCAAGCTTTGCGGGGAGTACTCCTAAGTTTGCTGCTTACTGTAAGCTTCTATTTGCTTTTTGCCGTATTAGAATACTTTGGGCACTTCCACTCTTCGGTGCGTGCCCTTTTCTTTTTTGGGCTTCTGTTCACCATGAGCGGCACCCTGCTCTATTATGTCCTTCGCCCTCTGGGAGCTTATGCTGGCTTATACAGCCTGATGAGCGATGAAGCAGCTGCCCGCTACATAGGCAGCGAAATCCCAGAAATAAGCGACAAACTCTTAAATGCCCTACAACTCAAGCGACAGCTCAACAGCGACGACAGTTTGTTATTGGCAGCCATCGAACAAAAAGAGGCACAAATCGCAGGTATCTCTCTACGCAAAGCACTTCCCATAGAGGAAACCAAAAAAACTGCCCGCTATGCTATGATTCCTCTACTGATACTTATTGCTTTGTTTATAGGCATCCCTTCTTTGCTGCTAGAAAGCTCGCAACGCATCATACAATACAAGAAACATTTCCCCAAACCGGCTCCCTTTCGTTTTTCATTGGCAGATGAACGCCTTTCTGTCTTCAGAGGTGAGGACTTGCCCTTGGTAGTGCAAACCGAAGGAAAAGTCATTCCCTCTGAAATGTATGTGGTTTTAGACCAAAGTACCCTCATACCCATGCAGGAAATAGAAGAGGGGCGGTTTGCTGTAACACTGCCCAGTGTTCAAAAAAGGCATCGCCTCTTCTTCCAATCGGGCGAATACACCTCCCAAGAGTATGAGATACAGCTCAAAGAAAAACCGTTTTTGCTGGGCGTAGAACTGGAAGTAAACTACCCGGCTTATACTGGCAAAAGCAGGGAAGTTTTTCGTAATGCCACCAACTTGCTGTTGCCCACAGGCAGTCAGATTACTTGGCTCATACAATCAAAATATGCACAAAAAGTTAGCGTATTCTTTCTTCCAGACTCGGTGGAGACAGAAGCACACCAAGAAAGTGATAATGACCTTAAAGTTGTTAAAAAGAAGTTGATAAAATCAACGAACTATCAGCTACTACTCTACAGCATCGATACTACCTTGCACAGCAGTACCTACCGAATAGATGTCATTCCGGATTTGCCTCCGGTGCTGGAAGTGCAAAACTTCGAAGATACGCTAAGCTATCGCTTGGTAGGGATTGCCGGTACCGCACGCGACGACTACGGCATATCGCGCGTTGCATTTGCCTATCGCATCTTGCGTGGCGGCAATAAACAAATCGATGCCTTCAAAATGCAAAACATTCCAATCAACACAACAAACAACTATGCACGCTTGCTTCATGAGCTTGACCTCAGCCCTCTAAAACTGCAACCCGGCGATGTATTGGAATACTTTGTGCAGGTATGGGACAACAATCAAGTAACCGGCGCACAATCGGCACGCAGCCCCCTATACCGTTTTACCATTCCTGCTGCTGAAACCATAGAAAAAGAGATAAAAGAAGAAAGCCGGCATAGTGAAGAAAAAATGCGGGGAGCGCTGCAAAAAGAAAAAGAGCTGAATGAAGAAATTAGACGCACAGAAGAGCGCATGCGTCTGAAAAAACAATTCGATTTCTCAGACAGAAAACAAATAGAGCAAATCATCGAAAAACGCAAGAATGTAGAGCAAGAAATAGAACAGCTACAAAATGAATTTCAGAAGTTGCAGGACAAGATGGAGCGCTTCGAACAGCCCTCTACCGAATTGATAGAAAAAATGCAGGAACTGCAAAAGTTAATGAACGAACTGCTCGACGAAGAAACCAAAAAACTTTATGATGAACTGCAACAACTACTAAACAAGATGATGCAAGACCCTGAGCTTCTAAAGAAGCTACAAGAGATTAAACAAAACGAGCAAGAACTCGAAAAGTCGCTGGAGCGTACCCTCGAACTCTTCAAGCAACTGCAATTTGAACAGCAACTCGAAAAAAGCCTGCAAAAACTTAACGAACTAATTCAAAAGCAAGAAGAACTGCAAAAACAAACTCAAGAAAGCAAAAGCAAAGACCAAAAAAAGCTCGAAGAGTTAAAACAGCAACAAGAAGAAATTCAACAAGAGTTTCAAGACCTTGAAGAAGAGCTGGAAGAACTCCAAGAAATGAATGAAAAGCTCGAACGTCCGCATGCCATACCTAACATGCAAAAAGAAAAAGAGCAGACTAAAAAAGCAATAGAAGAAAGCATTCAGCAATTGAAACAAGAAAAACCCAAGCAGGCAGGCGAACAGCAAAAAAATGCCCAAGAGCAAATGCAGAAAATGCAACAAAAACTGCAGCAACTGGCGCAATCCATGAAAGAAAAACAAATGCAAGAAAACATACAGACACTTCGGCATATTCTCGACAACCTGTTGCAACTGTCTTTTGAGCAAGAGCAACTAATAGAAGACAGCCGGAAAATCAACACACAAGACCCTCGCTACGTAGAACTTATTCAAAGACAATATAAAATTCAACAAAGCAGCCAAATTGTAAAAGACAGTCTCTGGGCACTTGCCAATCGTGTATTTCAATTGCAATCCTTCATCATGGAAGAAGTAGGGGAGATGGAAAAAGCCCTTGAAAAAAGTCTGCTTCTGTTAAAAGAACGCAAAATGCGCGACGCCAGCATCTATCAACAGCAAGGCATGACACGCATCAACAATTTGGCTTTGATGCTGAGCGACCTGCTCAAGCAAATGCAGAACCCTGCCAGCGACGGTGCAGGCAGACCCCAAAAAAACCAAAAGAATACCCCCTCGATGAGCGAGCTGCAAAAACAACTCAACCAACAAATACAACAACTCAAAGAAGGACAGCAACAAGGGCGGCAACTCTCCGAACAACTTGCTAAATTAGCAGCGCAGCAAGAGCTGTTGCGAAGAAAAATAGAGGAATTACAGAAAAATGGAGAGCTAAGCCCAGAACAAAAGCAAATGCTGGAAGAGATTAAGCAAGAAATGGAGAAAACAGAGAAAGACTTAATCAACAAAAATATAAACCAAGAAACGCTCAGAAGACAAAAAGAAATAGAAACACGCCTACTGGAAGCTGAAAAATCGCTTCGAGAACGCGGCGAAGATGACAAACGCAAAGGTGAAACCGCTACACCTAAAGAACGTAAAGAACTTCCGGCGCCCCTGCGCGAATATCTGAAAAAACAGCAGGAACAACTGGAGCTCATACAATCTGTACCACCCACCATGACCCCTTATTTTAAACAACGCAGCGATGAGTACCTCAAACAAATTAAACCTTAA
- a CDS encoding ATP-binding protein, whose product MDSIHIQIPSIIENIRIIESFIDNVKEAYQISDDIYGNIMVAVTEAVNNAIVHGNKQDRTKNVDLSLHFHEDMIRFVVEDEGEGFDYHHLPDPTDPENLHKPHGRGIYLIKQLCDEVKFKNNGKCIELIFYINGQY is encoded by the coding sequence ATGGATTCAATCCATATACAAATCCCTTCGATTATTGAAAACATCCGCATCATTGAAAGCTTTATTGATAATGTAAAAGAAGCCTATCAAATTTCCGACGACATTTACGGCAATATCATGGTTGCCGTAACCGAAGCAGTCAATAATGCCATTGTACATGGAAATAAACAAGACAGAACCAAAAATGTAGACCTCAGTTTGCATTTCCATGAAGACATGATTCGCTTTGTGGTGGAAGATGAAGGCGAAGGCTTTGACTATCACCATCTGCCTGACCCTACCGACCCTGAAAACCTCCATAAACCACACGGAAGAGGGATTTACTTGATAAAACAACTCTGCGACGAGGTCAAATTCAAAAACAATGGTAAGTGCATAGAGCTAATATTCTACATCAATGGACAATATTAA
- the ybeY gene encoding rRNA maturation RNase YbeY, which produces MDNINFFFEDIERPLYLSDESKQWLVQIAQHFEAKIIELNYIFCSDNYLLEINRQYLNHDYYTDIITFGYSDSILFIEADAFISIERTEENAQSIGITAEEELHRVMAHGLLHLLGFKDKTEAEAAEMRKMEDWALSLRVPRGT; this is translated from the coding sequence ATGGACAATATTAACTTCTTTTTTGAAGATATTGAGCGCCCACTTTACTTATCAGACGAAAGCAAACAGTGGTTGGTCCAAATAGCCCAGCACTTTGAAGCCAAAATCATAGAGCTCAATTACATATTTTGCAGCGACAACTACCTGCTTGAGATAAACCGCCAATATCTGAATCACGATTATTATACCGACATTATCACCTTCGGATATTCCGACAGTATTCTCTTTATTGAAGCAGACGCTTTTATTTCAATAGAAAGAACCGAAGAAAACGCACAAAGCATAGGCATTACAGCCGAAGAAGAGCTGCACCGGGTCATGGCGCACGGGCTTTTACATCTGTTGGGGTTTAAAGACAAAACAGAAGCGGAAGCCGCCGAAATGCGCAAAATGGAAGACTGGGCATTGAGTCTGCGTGTTCCACGTGGAACATAA
- the mnmG gene encoding tRNA uridine-5-carboxymethylaminomethyl(34) synthesis enzyme MnmG, with the protein MFPTYDVIVVGAGHAGNEAAAAAANLGSKTLLITMNMQVIGQMSCNPAMGGVAKGQIVREIDAMGGLSGIVTDESMIQFRMLNRSKGPAMWSPRSQNDRMLFAQKWRLALEKIQNLDFWQDMVVGLIIKDKRVVGVKTSMGHEINARAVVITSGTFLNGIIHIGEKQFGGGRAGERAATGITEQLVELGFEAGRMKTGTPPRVDGRTLDYSKMTEQPGDEPPGKFSFMDTTPLTKQKSCWITYTNPKVHEVLATGFDKSPMFTGRIKGLGPRYCPSIEDKINRFAERERHQIFVEPEGWETVEIYVNGFSTSLPEDVQYKALRLIPGFENAKMFRPGYAIEYDFFPPTQLKSTLETKLIENLFFAGQINGTTGYEEAACQGLIAGINAHLKVHDLPPFTLKRSEAYIGVLIDDLINKGTEEPYRMFTSRAEYRLLLRQDNADWRLTEKAYKLGLASEERYRRFMDKKEKIEQGIRLIKEAQVNPEEINGYLESIGSATIKEKIRVERLLKRPDLNIYQLIERIPHLETLRRYNQEVCEEIEIMIKYEDYIEREEKMAQKMMALEDYRIPSNFNYDLVKALSAEGREKLKRLRPETLGQASRISGVSPSDVSILMVYLGK; encoded by the coding sequence ATGTTCCCAACATATGATGTGATAGTTGTAGGCGCAGGACACGCCGGCAATGAAGCCGCAGCAGCAGCTGCCAATTTAGGCTCCAAAACCTTGCTCATTACCATGAACATGCAGGTAATAGGGCAGATGTCGTGCAATCCTGCCATGGGAGGGGTAGCCAAAGGGCAAATAGTCCGCGAAATAGACGCTATGGGCGGGCTCTCGGGCATCGTAACCGATGAAAGCATGATACAATTTCGCATGCTTAACCGTTCTAAAGGACCAGCTATGTGGAGCCCCCGAAGCCAAAACGACCGCATGTTGTTTGCACAAAAATGGCGCTTGGCACTTGAAAAAATTCAAAACCTCGACTTCTGGCAAGACATGGTCGTAGGATTGATAATCAAAGACAAACGCGTAGTGGGCGTAAAAACAAGCATGGGGCACGAAATCAATGCCCGGGCTGTGGTTATTACAAGCGGCACTTTCCTCAATGGCATCATACACATAGGCGAAAAACAATTTGGTGGTGGCAGGGCAGGAGAAAGAGCAGCCACCGGCATCACTGAGCAGCTTGTAGAGCTGGGGTTTGAAGCCGGTAGAATGAAAACAGGCACCCCTCCCCGTGTAGATGGACGTACCCTTGACTACAGCAAGATGACCGAACAGCCCGGCGATGAGCCGCCCGGTAAGTTCTCATTTATGGATACCACGCCCCTCACTAAACAAAAAAGCTGCTGGATAACCTACACCAATCCCAAAGTGCATGAGGTGTTGGCAACAGGATTTGACAAATCCCCCATGTTTACCGGGCGAATCAAAGGTTTAGGTCCCCGCTACTGTCCTTCTATTGAAGACAAAATCAACCGCTTTGCCGAGCGTGAACGCCATCAAATATTTGTAGAACCTGAGGGGTGGGAGACCGTAGAAATCTATGTCAATGGATTTTCCACCTCTTTACCCGAAGACGTGCAGTACAAAGCACTGCGCTTGATTCCGGGCTTCGAAAATGCCAAGATGTTTCGCCCGGGTTATGCCATAGAGTACGATTTCTTTCCACCTACGCAGCTCAAAAGCACGCTGGAAACAAAACTAATTGAAAACCTATTTTTTGCCGGTCAAATCAACGGCACTACCGGTTACGAAGAAGCAGCCTGTCAGGGACTCATTGCAGGCATCAACGCACATTTAAAAGTGCATGATTTGCCGCCCTTTACTTTGAAACGTTCGGAAGCATACATAGGTGTGCTCATCGATGACCTCATCAACAAAGGCACAGAAGAACCCTACCGTATGTTCACTTCCCGGGCAGAATACAGACTGCTTCTACGCCAAGACAATGCAGATTGGCGCCTTACCGAAAAAGCCTACAAACTGGGTTTGGCGTCGGAAGAACGTTACCGCCGTTTCATGGACAAAAAAGAAAAAATAGAACAAGGCATACGTTTGATAAAAGAAGCACAAGTAAACCCAGAAGAAATCAACGGATACCTCGAAAGTATCGGCTCTGCCACCATAAAAGAAAAAATAAGGGTTGAACGTCTGCTCAAACGCCCCGATTTGAATATTTATCAACTGATAGAGCGCATTCCACATTTGGAAACATTGCGCCGCTACAACCAAGAGGTATGCGAAGAAATAGAAATCATGATTAAATATGAAGACTATATTGAGCGAGAGGAAAAAATGGCTCAAAAAATGATGGCGTTGGAAGACTATCGCATCCCCTCGAATTTTAACTATGACTTGGTGAAAGCACTGTCGGCAGAAGGCAGGGAAAAACTAAAACGCTTGCGTCCGGAAACCTTAGGACAAGCTTCTCGTATCAGTGGCGTTTCGCCTTCCGATGTGTCGATACTCATGGTTTACTTAGGCAAATAA
- a CDS encoding class I SAM-dependent methyltransferase: MERLSACPICGHVGFYTWLRTKDFTVSKEEFDIVCCEQCGLKFTNPRPAETQIGQYYESKEYISHHDEKQGIVPFIYKWVREHITLKQKRRWVEKQLTHKGKLLDVGCGTGHFLFHMHKHGWDVSGVEPSLEASRKVRDSGIPVYERLEQLINNTKFDAITMWHVLEHIHHLNEDLQKLKDLLNNGGWLFIAVPNIESYDAHFYGTFWAALDVPRHLYHFSPAHMKQLLQKHGLHLQEIQGMPLDAYYISLLSSEYRSGKKQWAEAIYRGTLSNLHALKNKNYSSLVYIVNKVN, from the coding sequence ATGGAAAGACTGTCTGCATGCCCCATTTGTGGGCATGTGGGCTTTTATACATGGCTCCGCACCAAAGATTTCACAGTTAGCAAAGAAGAATTCGATATTGTATGTTGTGAGCAGTGTGGTCTCAAATTTACCAATCCTCGCCCTGCCGAAACCCAAATCGGTCAATATTACGAAAGCAAGGAATATATATCGCACCACGACGAAAAGCAGGGCATAGTGCCCTTCATATATAAGTGGGTACGCGAACACATCACCCTGAAACAAAAAAGAAGGTGGGTAGAAAAACAACTCACTCATAAAGGCAAGCTCTTAGACGTAGGCTGTGGCACTGGTCATTTTCTTTTTCATATGCACAAACACGGATGGGATGTGAGTGGGGTAGAACCCTCTTTAGAAGCAAGTCGAAAAGTAAGAGACTCTGGCATTCCAGTGTATGAGCGCTTGGAGCAACTAATCAACAACACAAAGTTCGATGCCATCACCATGTGGCATGTACTGGAACACATACATCATTTAAATGAAGATTTACAAAAGCTCAAAGATTTGTTGAATAACGGAGGGTGGCTATTTATTGCCGTACCCAATATTGAATCTTATGATGCCCATTTTTATGGTACCTTTTGGGCAGCCTTGGATGTCCCACGCCACCTCTATCATTTTTCTCCTGCCCATATGAAACAACTCTTACAAAAGCATGGGCTACATTTGCAGGAAATACAAGGCATGCCCCTCGATGCTTACTATATCAGCTTGTTGAGCAGTGAATACCGCTCGGGAAAAAAGCAATGGGCAGAAGCTATCTATCGGGGCACTTTGTCAAACTTGCATGCCCTCAAAAACAAAAACTATTCAAGCTTGGTGTATATAGTAAACAAAGTCAACTAA
- a CDS encoding response regulator, whose product MSLKNVLIIDDSKLDAILAKKILEKHQFADNVLLFERAMDALDYLKAFDLGRLNDFPQVIFLDVLMPEMNAQSFLENFLKLPASLRKDVTFVIMSSAIQTEIDENAFANYPHKIFFISKPISEDVLQKVHILYRA is encoded by the coding sequence ATGAGTCTTAAAAATGTATTGATTATTGACGATAGTAAGCTTGATGCTATTTTAGCCAAGAAAATTTTAGAAAAACATCAGTTTGCCGATAATGTCTTATTGTTTGAGCGTGCCATGGATGCCTTGGATTATCTGAAAGCCTTTGATTTGGGGCGTTTGAATGATTTCCCACAAGTGATTTTTTTAGATGTGCTCATGCCTGAAATGAACGCTCAAAGTTTCTTGGAGAACTTTTTGAAACTACCCGCTTCTTTGCGCAAGGATGTTACTTTTGTCATCATGTCAAGCGCCATACAAACAGAAATAGATGAGAATGCCTTTGCCAATTATCCTCATAAAATATTCTTTATAAGCAAGCCTATTTCAGAGGATGTCTTACAAAAGGTTCACATATTGTATAGGGCTTAA
- a CDS encoding ParA family protein, whose product MKKKQKTQVISIVNQKGGTGKTTTAVNLAKALELLGYKILLVDFDPQGSLSYYLDVEDAHPNIANVLLGEADIKTALLQVSGMDILPSNTELADLEISLANYEGRESLLKGYLNEIKDHYDYIIIDCSPSLSLLTINALVASDYLIIPIPMEVLSFHGLHLIKNTVQAVKEALNPTLTILGILVVKYSPVRRITTQLLSAIQEEFADTLVFKTKIRLDTRLIESPAYGNNIFETASNSKGAEDYLDLAKEIIHLTQK is encoded by the coding sequence ATGAAAAAGAAACAAAAGACGCAAGTCATCTCTATAGTCAATCAAAAGGGGGGTACCGGTAAGACCACCACTGCTGTAAATTTAGCAAAAGCCTTAGAGTTGCTTGGATACAAAATTTTACTCGTTGACTTCGACCCACAAGGCAGCTTGTCATATTACCTCGACGTAGAAGACGCTCACCCCAACATTGCAAATGTGCTTTTGGGCGAAGCCGACATCAAGACAGCACTGCTTCAGGTAAGCGGCATGGATATCCTGCCTTCCAATACAGAACTTGCCGACCTCGAGATTTCATTGGCTAACTACGAAGGAAGAGAGTCATTATTGAAAGGCTACCTAAACGAAATAAAAGACCATTACGACTACATCATCATAGATTGCTCCCCCTCGCTTTCATTACTCACCATAAATGCCTTGGTAGCATCGGACTACCTTATCATACCCATCCCCATGGAAGTGCTCAGCTTTCACGGCTTACATCTTATCAAAAACACTGTGCAAGCTGTCAAAGAGGCACTCAATCCGACACTCACCATTTTAGGCATATTGGTCGTTAAATATTCGCCTGTACGCCGCATCACCACTCAACTATTGAGTGCCATACAAGAAGAGTTCGCCGACACACTGGTATTCAAAACCAAAATACGTTTAGATACCCGTCTGATAGAATCACCGGCATACGGCAACAACATATTTGAAACAGCATCTAACTCCAAAGGGGCAGAAGATTACTTAGACTTAGCCAAAGAAATTATTCATCTCACCCAAAAGTAA